Proteins from a single region of Argopecten irradians isolate NY chromosome 7, Ai_NY, whole genome shotgun sequence:
- the LOC138327561 gene encoding BTB/POZ domain-containing protein KCTD12-like has translation MSETVDNAECEEFPEIVELNVGGVFYTSTLRTLKQETDSLLGQTFNGTSALKLIKDTKGKYFLDRDGVLFRYILDYLRNNKLVLPENFHEKERLKQEAEYFQLPGLVKSLCSLIATTPKGGQLSQSKIPPITNSNSLGSVTSRPGCITVGYRGTFAFGRDGLADVKFRKISRIIVCGKVSLCREVFKDTLNESRDPDRGVSDRYTVRFFLKHNFLEQAFDMLYEEGFALSSCCASGTNNAGEIKAGMDTEEAKWQHYNEFIFSRK, from the coding sequence ATGTCGGAGACAGTGGATAACGCTGAATGTGAGGAATTTCCCGAGATTGTGGAGCTTAATGTCGGAGGTGTGTTTTATACATCAACATTACGGACTCTGAAACAGGAGACGGACTCGCTTTTAGGACAGACATTCAATGGTACCTCCGCTCTGAAGCTTATTAAGGATACCAAAGGGAAGTATTTCCTTGACAGGGACGGAGTTCTGTTCCGGTACATACTCGATTATTTGAGGAATAACAAGCTGGTTTTACCGGAGAATTTCCATGAGAAGGAGCGTCTAAAACAGGAGGCGGAATATTTCCAATTACCCGGTCTCGTGAAATCCCTGTGTTCTCTGATAGCAACAACTCCAAAAGGTGGACAGTTGTCGCAATCGAAAATCCCTCCCATTACCAATAGTAATTCTCTGGGGTCTGTGACGTCACGACCAGGATGCATCACTGTCGGGTATAGGGGCACATTTGCGTTTGGCCGTGACGGTTTGGCAGATGTCAAATTCCGGAAAATTAGCCGTATTATTGTCTGTGGAAAGGTGTCCCTGTGTCGCGAGGTTTTCAAGGACACGTTGAACGAGAGTAGAGACCCGGATCGGGGGGTGTCGGATCGCTACACCGTCAGATTTTTCCTCAAACATAATTTCTTAGAGCAAGCTTTTGACATGTTGTACGAGGAAGGGTTCGCTTTAAGTAGCTGCTGCGCCTCTGGGACAAACAACGCCGGTGAAATCAAAGCTGGAATGGACACTGAAGAAGCCAAATGGCAACATTACAATGAATTCATTTTCTCCCGGAAGTAG